The following proteins are encoded in a genomic region of Gopherus flavomarginatus isolate rGopFla2 chromosome 14, rGopFla2.mat.asm, whole genome shotgun sequence:
- the HEATR3 gene encoding HEAT repeat-containing protein 3 isoform X1 translates to MGKSKAKRFRSSPFSPAGPQRPASGEGPVEDDGDGGSSAAELLEKLQHPSADVREFACASISKMLQQKHAIPSFLQRDVVRCLGPMLLDQSLAVRETAAGALRNLSACGGFEVCDDMVTKDIMTPLVALLKECSAGLEANEVSPMKCKDTKKNCVEDIANEAVNVLWNVCECNGTAVSIFNKEGCLDVVLQYLKKFSTNVDLAISVAHCLQTVTEDNPDLLFSFNASAHQVLESIMLSQDSAMEHILLRTLLAGSVWNIKGTIPSSSQASTINAILKIFSESLVVDAGETVIHMKEAETQRLKLTAEGETEESVGDTIDNSVLNEDDEMEEPPKGKVKRENDISDLLPSDKWELKQVTALLMAQQTALEIIVNMCCSEDPSDDEWEELSSSDESDLFMENSFDEGSEQPMSPLCLSAEVHAALMNNLIPKKILEKTAFPNSVAVDICTHSPSWKPLIRKMNTVQCRALTCLHSILLVSDVDCLGGASILQSLAQHLSQLVFSQPEFPTHTEFLEAVTSAMRALLQTMASKNISQCMTPEQLMTLCEASIHNSNISVRVNVVSILGIAGSVLAKIEDTAETLKMIGKFLLEVAMKDSSLVVAGEALDALFDVFADGTEAEKAAVQIKLLPALKEFQPVFKIRMRKEGKGQYSTDQLCVLDNVKMNLRRFIAYQETLGGKKTS, encoded by the exons ATGGGCAAGAGCAAGGCCAAGAGGTTTCGGAGCTCCCCGTTCTCCCCAGCAGGCCCGCAGCGGCCAGCTAGCGGGGAGGGGCCGGTCGAGGACGACGGCGATGGAGGCTCCTCGGCCGCTGAGCTCCTGGAGAAA CTGCAGCATCCAAGTGCTGATGTAAGAGAGTTTGCCTGTGCCAGCATTTCCAAAATGTTGCAGCAGAAGCATGCAATCCCATCCTTTCTGCAGAGAGATGTTGTCCGGTGTTTAGGTCCCATGTTGCTTGATCAAAGTTTAGCTGTTCGTGAAACAGCTGCGGGAGCTCTCCG AAATCTCAGTGCTTGTGGAGGATTTGAAGTTTGTGATGACATGGTGACTAAAGATATCATGACACCCCTTGTAGCGCTTTTGAAAGAg TGCAGTGCTGGACTAGAGGCCAACgaggtctcccccatgaaatgcAAAGATACAAAGAAAAATTGTGTTGAAGACATAGCCAATGAGGCTGTTAATGTGCTGTGGAATGTATG TGAGTGCAATGGTACGGCAGTATCCATATTTAATAAAGAAGGGTGTTTGGATGTTGTGTTACAGTATTTGAAGAAATTTTCCACAAACGTAGATCTGGCTATCTCAGTAG CACATTGCTTGCAGACAGTGACGGAAGATAACCCAGACCTGCTTTTTTCTTTCAATGCTTCTGCACATCAAGTATTGGAATCCATAATGTTGTCCCAAGACAGTGCCATGGAGCATATTCTTTTAAGGACATTGTTGGCAG GCTCTGTCTGGAATATAAAGGGCACCATTCCATCCAGTAGCCAGGCAAGCACAATTAATGCTATCCTGAAGATTTTCTCAGAATCACTAGTGGTGGATGCTGGTGAAACAGTTATTCACATGAAGGAAGCTGAAACACAAAGGTTAAAACTCACTgcagagggagaaactgaggaaAGTGTGGGTGATACAATAGACAACTCTGTATTGAACGAAGATGATGAAATGGAAGAACCACCTAAAGGAAAAGTCAAAAGAGAAAATGACATTTCAGATCTACTTCCA TCTGATAAGTGGGAGCTGAAACAAGTGACAGCCTTACTGATGGCTCAGCAGACTGCCCTGGAAATCATTGTTAATATGTGCTGCAGTGAAG ATCCCTCTGATGACGAATGGGAAGAACTCTCCAGCAGTGATGAGAGTGATCTGTTTATGGAGAACTCCTTCGATGAGGGAAGTGAGCAGCCCATGTCACCCCTTTGCCTCTCTGCCGAGGTTCATGCAGCACTCATGAACAACCTCATTCCAAAGAAG ATTCTTGAAAAAACCGCTTTTCCGAACAGTGTTGCTGTAGACATCTGTACACACAGTCCATCTTGGAAGCCATTAATTAGAAA AATGAACACAGTACAGTGCAGAGCTCTAACCTGTCTCCATAGCATTTTGTTAGTATCAGACGTGGATTGTCTTGGAGGAGCTTCAATACTTCAGTCACTTGCACAGCACCTCTCCCAGCTAGTTTTTTCTCAGCCAG AATTTCCTACACACACTGAATTCCTGGAAGCCGTAACTAGTGCTATGAGGGCTCTCTTGCAAACAATGGCATCAAAGAATATATCTCAG TGTATGACTCCTGAGCAGCTGATGACTTTATGTGAAGCCAGTATTCATAACAGTAATATCAGTGTTAGAGTAAATGTAGTTAGCATCCTGGGAATTGCTGGCAGCGTGCTGGCAAAAATAGAAGATACAGCTGAAACactaaag ATGATTGGAAAATTTCTTCTTGAGGTTGCTATGAAGGATTCTTCTCTTGTGGTAGCTGGAGAAGCTCTGGATGCTCTCTTTGATGTTTTTGCAGATGGGACAGAGGCTGAAAAAGCAGCAGTTCAGATTAAATTGCTCCCTGCACTGAAAGAATTCCAGCCAGTCTTCAAAATAAGG ATGCGAAAAGAAGGAAAAGGACAGTACAGTACAGATCAGTTGTGTGTTCTTGACAATGTCAAAATGAATTTGAGAAGATTCATTGCCTATCAAGAGACattagggggaaaaaagactTCTTGA
- the HEATR3 gene encoding HEAT repeat-containing protein 3 isoform X2 — MLQQKHAIPSFLQRDVVRCLGPMLLDQSLAVRETAAGALRNLSACGGFEVCDDMVTKDIMTPLVALLKECSAGLEANEVSPMKCKDTKKNCVEDIANEAVNVLWNVCECNGTAVSIFNKEGCLDVVLQYLKKFSTNVDLAISVAHCLQTVTEDNPDLLFSFNASAHQVLESIMLSQDSAMEHILLRTLLAGSVWNIKGTIPSSSQASTINAILKIFSESLVVDAGETVIHMKEAETQRLKLTAEGETEESVGDTIDNSVLNEDDEMEEPPKGKVKRENDISDLLPSDKWELKQVTALLMAQQTALEIIVNMCCSEDPSDDEWEELSSSDESDLFMENSFDEGSEQPMSPLCLSAEVHAALMNNLIPKKILEKTAFPNSVAVDICTHSPSWKPLIRKMNTVQCRALTCLHSILLVSDVDCLGGASILQSLAQHLSQLVFSQPEFPTHTEFLEAVTSAMRALLQTMASKNISQCMTPEQLMTLCEASIHNSNISVRVNVVSILGIAGSVLAKIEDTAETLKMIGKFLLEVAMKDSSLVVAGEALDALFDVFADGTEAEKAAVQIKLLPALKEFQPVFKIRMRKEGKGQYSTDQLCVLDNVKMNLRRFIAYQETLGGKKTS; from the exons ATGTTGCAGCAGAAGCATGCAATCCCATCCTTTCTGCAGAGAGATGTTGTCCGGTGTTTAGGTCCCATGTTGCTTGATCAAAGTTTAGCTGTTCGTGAAACAGCTGCGGGAGCTCTCCG AAATCTCAGTGCTTGTGGAGGATTTGAAGTTTGTGATGACATGGTGACTAAAGATATCATGACACCCCTTGTAGCGCTTTTGAAAGAg TGCAGTGCTGGACTAGAGGCCAACgaggtctcccccatgaaatgcAAAGATACAAAGAAAAATTGTGTTGAAGACATAGCCAATGAGGCTGTTAATGTGCTGTGGAATGTATG TGAGTGCAATGGTACGGCAGTATCCATATTTAATAAAGAAGGGTGTTTGGATGTTGTGTTACAGTATTTGAAGAAATTTTCCACAAACGTAGATCTGGCTATCTCAGTAG CACATTGCTTGCAGACAGTGACGGAAGATAACCCAGACCTGCTTTTTTCTTTCAATGCTTCTGCACATCAAGTATTGGAATCCATAATGTTGTCCCAAGACAGTGCCATGGAGCATATTCTTTTAAGGACATTGTTGGCAG GCTCTGTCTGGAATATAAAGGGCACCATTCCATCCAGTAGCCAGGCAAGCACAATTAATGCTATCCTGAAGATTTTCTCAGAATCACTAGTGGTGGATGCTGGTGAAACAGTTATTCACATGAAGGAAGCTGAAACACAAAGGTTAAAACTCACTgcagagggagaaactgaggaaAGTGTGGGTGATACAATAGACAACTCTGTATTGAACGAAGATGATGAAATGGAAGAACCACCTAAAGGAAAAGTCAAAAGAGAAAATGACATTTCAGATCTACTTCCA TCTGATAAGTGGGAGCTGAAACAAGTGACAGCCTTACTGATGGCTCAGCAGACTGCCCTGGAAATCATTGTTAATATGTGCTGCAGTGAAG ATCCCTCTGATGACGAATGGGAAGAACTCTCCAGCAGTGATGAGAGTGATCTGTTTATGGAGAACTCCTTCGATGAGGGAAGTGAGCAGCCCATGTCACCCCTTTGCCTCTCTGCCGAGGTTCATGCAGCACTCATGAACAACCTCATTCCAAAGAAG ATTCTTGAAAAAACCGCTTTTCCGAACAGTGTTGCTGTAGACATCTGTACACACAGTCCATCTTGGAAGCCATTAATTAGAAA AATGAACACAGTACAGTGCAGAGCTCTAACCTGTCTCCATAGCATTTTGTTAGTATCAGACGTGGATTGTCTTGGAGGAGCTTCAATACTTCAGTCACTTGCACAGCACCTCTCCCAGCTAGTTTTTTCTCAGCCAG AATTTCCTACACACACTGAATTCCTGGAAGCCGTAACTAGTGCTATGAGGGCTCTCTTGCAAACAATGGCATCAAAGAATATATCTCAG TGTATGACTCCTGAGCAGCTGATGACTTTATGTGAAGCCAGTATTCATAACAGTAATATCAGTGTTAGAGTAAATGTAGTTAGCATCCTGGGAATTGCTGGCAGCGTGCTGGCAAAAATAGAAGATACAGCTGAAACactaaag ATGATTGGAAAATTTCTTCTTGAGGTTGCTATGAAGGATTCTTCTCTTGTGGTAGCTGGAGAAGCTCTGGATGCTCTCTTTGATGTTTTTGCAGATGGGACAGAGGCTGAAAAAGCAGCAGTTCAGATTAAATTGCTCCCTGCACTGAAAGAATTCCAGCCAGTCTTCAAAATAAGG ATGCGAAAAGAAGGAAAAGGACAGTACAGTACAGATCAGTTGTGTGTTCTTGACAATGTCAAAATGAATTTGAGAAGATTCATTGCCTATCAAGAGACattagggggaaaaaagactTCTTGA
- the HEATR3 gene encoding HEAT repeat-containing protein 3 isoform X3, whose translation MKCKDTKKNCVEDIANEAVNVLWNVCECNGTAVSIFNKEGCLDVVLQYLKKFSTNVDLAISVAHCLQTVTEDNPDLLFSFNASAHQVLESIMLSQDSAMEHILLRTLLAGSVWNIKGTIPSSSQASTINAILKIFSESLVVDAGETVIHMKEAETQRLKLTAEGETEESVGDTIDNSVLNEDDEMEEPPKGKVKRENDISDLLPSDKWELKQVTALLMAQQTALEIIVNMCCSEDPSDDEWEELSSSDESDLFMENSFDEGSEQPMSPLCLSAEVHAALMNNLIPKKILEKTAFPNSVAVDICTHSPSWKPLIRKMNTVQCRALTCLHSILLVSDVDCLGGASILQSLAQHLSQLVFSQPEFPTHTEFLEAVTSAMRALLQTMASKNISQCMTPEQLMTLCEASIHNSNISVRVNVVSILGIAGSVLAKIEDTAETLKMIGKFLLEVAMKDSSLVVAGEALDALFDVFADGTEAEKAAVQIKLLPALKEFQPVFKIRMRKEGKGQYSTDQLCVLDNVKMNLRRFIAYQETLGGKKTS comes from the exons atgaaatgcAAAGATACAAAGAAAAATTGTGTTGAAGACATAGCCAATGAGGCTGTTAATGTGCTGTGGAATGTATG TGAGTGCAATGGTACGGCAGTATCCATATTTAATAAAGAAGGGTGTTTGGATGTTGTGTTACAGTATTTGAAGAAATTTTCCACAAACGTAGATCTGGCTATCTCAGTAG CACATTGCTTGCAGACAGTGACGGAAGATAACCCAGACCTGCTTTTTTCTTTCAATGCTTCTGCACATCAAGTATTGGAATCCATAATGTTGTCCCAAGACAGTGCCATGGAGCATATTCTTTTAAGGACATTGTTGGCAG GCTCTGTCTGGAATATAAAGGGCACCATTCCATCCAGTAGCCAGGCAAGCACAATTAATGCTATCCTGAAGATTTTCTCAGAATCACTAGTGGTGGATGCTGGTGAAACAGTTATTCACATGAAGGAAGCTGAAACACAAAGGTTAAAACTCACTgcagagggagaaactgaggaaAGTGTGGGTGATACAATAGACAACTCTGTATTGAACGAAGATGATGAAATGGAAGAACCACCTAAAGGAAAAGTCAAAAGAGAAAATGACATTTCAGATCTACTTCCA TCTGATAAGTGGGAGCTGAAACAAGTGACAGCCTTACTGATGGCTCAGCAGACTGCCCTGGAAATCATTGTTAATATGTGCTGCAGTGAAG ATCCCTCTGATGACGAATGGGAAGAACTCTCCAGCAGTGATGAGAGTGATCTGTTTATGGAGAACTCCTTCGATGAGGGAAGTGAGCAGCCCATGTCACCCCTTTGCCTCTCTGCCGAGGTTCATGCAGCACTCATGAACAACCTCATTCCAAAGAAG ATTCTTGAAAAAACCGCTTTTCCGAACAGTGTTGCTGTAGACATCTGTACACACAGTCCATCTTGGAAGCCATTAATTAGAAA AATGAACACAGTACAGTGCAGAGCTCTAACCTGTCTCCATAGCATTTTGTTAGTATCAGACGTGGATTGTCTTGGAGGAGCTTCAATACTTCAGTCACTTGCACAGCACCTCTCCCAGCTAGTTTTTTCTCAGCCAG AATTTCCTACACACACTGAATTCCTGGAAGCCGTAACTAGTGCTATGAGGGCTCTCTTGCAAACAATGGCATCAAAGAATATATCTCAG TGTATGACTCCTGAGCAGCTGATGACTTTATGTGAAGCCAGTATTCATAACAGTAATATCAGTGTTAGAGTAAATGTAGTTAGCATCCTGGGAATTGCTGGCAGCGTGCTGGCAAAAATAGAAGATACAGCTGAAACactaaag ATGATTGGAAAATTTCTTCTTGAGGTTGCTATGAAGGATTCTTCTCTTGTGGTAGCTGGAGAAGCTCTGGATGCTCTCTTTGATGTTTTTGCAGATGGGACAGAGGCTGAAAAAGCAGCAGTTCAGATTAAATTGCTCCCTGCACTGAAAGAATTCCAGCCAGTCTTCAAAATAAGG ATGCGAAAAGAAGGAAAAGGACAGTACAGTACAGATCAGTTGTGTGTTCTTGACAATGTCAAAATGAATTTGAGAAGATTCATTGCCTATCAAGAGACattagggggaaaaaagactTCTTGA